A stretch of DNA from Gymnodinialimonas sp. 57CJ19:
GGGCCAATTGCAAGGATTCAGATCAATGACTGATACTCCAGAACTGGCGCTGCCGTTGTTGGCACCGGCTCAAGCGCAAAAGCATGTCACCGTTAACGAGGCGCTGATGCGCTTGGATGGACTGGCGCAATTGCGCTTGCAGTCGGTGTCGGAAACCACCCCCCCGGCGGCGTCTGACGGGCTTGCCTATGCCGTGCCATCTGGCGCGGTGAACGCTTGGGCCGGACAGGAGGGGGCGGTGGCCATCGCTTCAGGGGGCGGCTGGATTTTCGTGCCGGCGCAACGGGGCTGGCGCGCGGTGGTGCTCGACGCGGGATCGCTGGCGATTTTTGACGGGGCCGCGTGGCGCGTGGGCGCGCAGACATTGACGCCGGGTGGCGCTTCGGTCGGGGTGACGAGTGCGGAATTCGATGTGCCCCTAACAGCCAGCGCAAGCGTCACAACGCCTGTTCTTTTTCCCGCGCGATCAATCGCTTACGGTATAACGGGGCGGGTCATTTCGGCCATCACCGGGGCCGCGACTACATGGGATATCGGGGTAACGGGCGATTTGCAGCGCTATGGGTCGGGCCTAGGCACGTCCCTGAATTCTTGGGTCAGCGGCCCCGGTACGCCGCAGGTCTATTGGTCCCCCACGACGCTGGAGATCACCGCCCAGGGTGGCAATTTTGCGGGCGGAACGATCAGACTGGTCGCCCATTATGCGGAACTGTCGCTGCCCGATCCTGTGTAAAACTGTAACTTCAACTTACAGTCTACACGTTATCGTTTTATGGACCTTTGCGGTACGCTCGCTTATTCTAGCGGCAACGTATCGCAAAGGAGGCGGCCCATGGCGCGCACTCAACCCAACGACCGGACCCATATCACGGAAGTTGATCCCGTTTGGACCCGGATCACCGAGGAAGCCACGACCGCCATCGCTTCGGAGCCATTGCTCGGCGGGTTGGTCCATGCTTGCGTCCTCCACCATCCCTCCCTTGAGAAGGCCCTCGCGTACCGCGTGGCGCAAAAGCTCGCGTCCTCTGAGATGTCCGAGCAGCTTCTGCGCGAGATCGCGGATGAGGCTTTTGCCTCGGACGCCACCCTTGGCGCGCAGGCGCGTGCGGATATTGTGGCGGTCTTTGACCGTGATCCCGCCTGCCATCGGTTCCTGCAACCTCTGTTGTTTTTCAAGGGCTTCCAAGCAATCACGGCCTACCGCGTCGGCCATTGGCTGTGGCGGCAGGGGCGCCGCGACCTGTCTTACTTCATCCAGATGCGGGTGAGTGAGGTCTTTGGGGTGGATATCCATCCGGCGGCCCGCGTGGGGCAAGGGATCATGATCGACCACGCGCATTCCATTGTGATCGGCGAAACGGCTGTGGTGGGCGACAACGTCTCGATGCTGCACTCCGTCACCTTGGGCGGCACCGGCAAAGAGGAAGAGGATCGCCACCCAAAGATCGGCGATGGCGTGTTGATCGGGGCAGGCGCGAAGGTGCTTGGCAATATCGAGATCGGCCATTGCTCGCGCATTGCAGCGGGCTCGGTGGTTTTGTCCGCTGTACCGCCGATGAAGACCGTTGCCGGCGTGCCTGCGAAAATCGTGGGAGAGGCCGGTTGC
This window harbors:
- a CDS encoding DUF2793 domain-containing protein, with amino-acid sequence MTDTPELALPLLAPAQAQKHVTVNEALMRLDGLAQLRLQSVSETTPPAASDGLAYAVPSGAVNAWAGQEGAVAIASGGGWIFVPAQRGWRAVVLDAGSLAIFDGAAWRVGAQTLTPGGASVGVTSAEFDVPLTASASVTTPVLFPARSIAYGITGRVISAITGAATTWDIGVTGDLQRYGSGLGTSLNSWVSGPGTPQVYWSPTTLEITAQGGNFAGGTIRLVAHYAELSLPDPV
- the cysE gene encoding serine O-acetyltransferase → MARTQPNDRTHITEVDPVWTRITEEATTAIASEPLLGGLVHACVLHHPSLEKALAYRVAQKLASSEMSEQLLREIADEAFASDATLGAQARADIVAVFDRDPACHRFLQPLLFFKGFQAITAYRVGHWLWRQGRRDLSYFIQMRVSEVFGVDIHPAARVGQGIMIDHAHSIVIGETAVVGDNVSMLHSVTLGGTGKEEEDRHPKIGDGVLIGAGAKVLGNIEIGHCSRIAAGSVVLSAVPPMKTVAGVPAKIVGEAGCDQPSLTMDHLFGGPASAV